From the Gymnogyps californianus isolate 813 chromosome 2, ASM1813914v2, whole genome shotgun sequence genome, one window contains:
- the POMGNT2 gene encoding protein O-linked-mannose beta-1,4-N-acetylglucosaminyltransferase 2: MNIAAVFNALLVSVLAAVLWKYIRLREHVFMVEEELVLTRQSQELSQVQIDYHAALQALVEDGTRMVCTGRMHTDRICRFESLCYSTEAEEFVYFHSNSSVMLPNLGSRRFQPALLDLSSVEDHNTQYFNFVELPAAALKFMPKPVFVPDVALIANRFNPDNLMHVFHDDLLPIYYTMQQFSDLDLEARLFFMEGWSEGVHFDLYKLLSNKQPLLREQLKTLGRLLCFTKSYVGLSKITTWYQYGFVQPQGPKANILVSGNEIRQFTKFMMQKLNISLEESSSEEYIVVFSRTINRLILNEAELILALAQEFQMKTITVSLEEHSFSDIVRLISNASMLVSMHGAQLVMSLFLPRGATVVELFPYAINPEHYTPYKTLATLPGMDLQYIAWQNTDREDTVTYPDRPWDQGGIAHLDKAEQERIIKSTEVPRHLCCRNPEWLFRAYQDTKVNIPSLIHVIRQTVKSKPRPKKPKWSGSLYPGKVRDAKCQASVQGTSEAKLAVSWQIPWNLKYLKVREVKYEVWIQEQGENTYMPYILSHQNHTFSENIKPFTIYLVWIRCIFNKNLLGPFADVLLCST; the protein is encoded by the coding sequence ATGAACATAGCAGCTGTGTTTAATGCCCTGCTCGTGTCTGTCCTCGCTGCTGTGCTGTGGAAATACATCAGACTGCGAGAGCATGTCTTCATGGTCGAAGAGGAGTTGGTCCTCACACGTCAGTCTCAGGAACTCTCTCAGGTTCAGATTGACTACCATGCAGCTCTCCAGGCACTGGTGGAGGACGGTACCAGGATGGTATGCACCGGCAGGATGCACACCGACCGCATCTGCCGCTTTGAGTCCCTCTGCTACTCTACCGAGGCTGAGGAGTTTGTCTACTTTCACAGCAACTCCTCGGTCATGCTGCCCAACCTGGGCTCCCGGaggttccagccagctctgcttgACCTCTCCTCAGTGGAAGACCACAACACCCAGTACTTCAACTTTGTggagctgccagctgctgcGCTGAAGTTTATGCCAAAGCCAGTCTTTGTGCCTGATGTGGCGCTGATCGCTAACAGGTTCAACCCAGACAACCTGATGCACGTCTTTCATGACGACCTCCTCCCCATTTATTACACCATGCAGCAGTTTTCCGATTTAGATCTGGAGGCACGGCTCTTCTTCATGGAAGGGTGGAGTGAAGGTGTTCACTTTGACCTCTATAAGTTACTGAGTAACAAGCAGCCGCTCCTCAGGGAGCAGCTTAAAACCCTGGGCAGGCTCCTCTGCTTTACCAAATCGTATGTGGGACTGTCCAAAATCACCACGTGGTACCAGTATGGATTTGTCCAGCCACAAGGACCGAAGGCCAACATCTTGGTTTCTGGTAACGAGATCAGGCAGTTCACCAAGTTCATGATGCAGAAGCTGAACATCAGCTTGGAGGAAAGCTCCAGTGAGGAGTACATTGTGGTGTTCAGTCGAACAATCAACAGACTTATCCTAAATGAGGCAGAACTAATCTTGGCTCTCGCTCAGGAGTTTCAGATGAAAACCATTACCGTCTCTCTGGAGGAGCATTCATTTTCTGACATCGTCCGGTTGATCAGCAATGCGTCCATGCTGGTCAGCATGCATGGGGCCCAATTAGTCATGTCTCTCTTCCTGCCAAGAGGTGCCACGGTGGTGGAGCTCTTTCCTTACGCTATCAACCCTGAACACTATACCCCTTACAAAACCCTGGCAACCCTTCCTGGCATGGACCTGCAGTACATTGCCTGGCAGAACACCGACAGGGAAGACACCGTTACCTACCCAGACAGACCTTGGGATCAGGGTGGGATTGCTCATCTGGACAAAGCTGAGCAAGAGCGCATCATTAAGAGCACAGAGGTGCCGCGGCACCTCTGCTGCCGCAACCCTGAGTGGCTGTTCCGTGCCTACCAGGACACGAAGGTGAACATCCCTTCTCTCATCCATGTGATCAGGCAGACTGTGAAGTCTAAACCCAGACCCAAGAAGCCAAAGTGGTCTGGTAGCCTCTACCCTGGCAAAGTGAGGGATGCCAAGTGTCAAGCCTCTGTCCAGGGCACGAGCGAAGCTAAACTTGCCGTGTCCTGGCAGATCCCCTGGAACCTGAAGTATCTCAAGGTCAGAGAAGTGAAATATGAAGTATGGATACAAGAGCAAGGGGAAAACACTTACATGCCTTATATATTGTCCCATCAGAATCATACCTTCTCAGAAAACATTAAGCCCTTCACGATATACCTGGTGTGGATACGCTGCATCTTCAACAAAAATCTCCTGGGACCTTTTGCAGATGTGCTCTTGTGTAGTACGTAA